In the genome of Neodiprion fabricii isolate iyNeoFabr1 chromosome 4, iyNeoFabr1.1, whole genome shotgun sequence, the window tgtaaaTCTGTGTACTTACAATCCCTGTCGCATCAACTCTGGTACcaacaatttttaatcttatttCGTCATCTGCTTGAATTACTACATCCTGTAATTGAAAGAATAACAAATTGATTATCCTTAGATTGTTTCAGAAGAAACCTTACTTTATATTTACAGCGACGGATATCCTGGAGAAGTTCGATAAGAAATAACTTTGGGAAATGTTTCTATGAAGCACTAACATCGTGTACATGTTAGTTTAGTTATTCTTTGACATGAATTTTACTGTCATTATGATTGTACCACGATAAATTCATCTTTTTGTATAACGTAAAGTACCAAAGCCATTGCAAAATTTAGCTAATTcttttataatcaataacaGGTATTTCGTATTCTTTGACAACAATGGCTTGTTCTCAATGACAAATTTTAATAGAAGATAGATAATAACacgaattcaaaaatatatatttcagaaTCAAGgctaaatattattttatcgtttATCAAAAGCGATGTTCATAATTTTCTAAAACTAGCTAGAATTTGTATaagcaaaaatattatttccacAGAACATCACAATCCAATATCGAATTTCATAATAAATTTCTCACCTCTTCCTTTGACTTATAACAAGGTGGATTGACATTTGGACAAAATTGCATGTCGGCTGGAATGGactgaaataaaagaaaatgaaaaatttaggTTTACATCAAATGATAAATgggatacaaaaaaaatactcacGTGATGAGATATGAAACAAGACAATGGTCCTATTTCAGCGAACATGCCAACCTACAACCGTAAGACATACACAGAGTAATGTTTGTACGATTATGATCAAAACTCACATATCAACATAACAACTTGTTATACCTTATTGACTTGCGTTACGACTGCATCCAGAACCTCTCCTTTGAAAGGTCGAAAAACAATAGCCTTATATTTTACAGGATATACAACGAAACCTTGTCCTGGCTGAATAATACCAGCTCCAATATTGTCTATCGTTGTCACTGCGACGACAAATCCATACCTATAGAAATTCGAGGTGAATAATGTTTTGTAAATGAAATGCTTGACGTAATGGAAAATGTTGTCATTTATAACATTTAAAGTATAAGAATAAAGGCAGTTCCACTCTGTTCGTAATGTTTTGCGATGAGAAATAAGATCTGCATAATTTCAATAGCTATACCTGACCTCAATACCTATTTTCAAAAGCAATTCAATCAGTTATTAATTATCACATACTTTCCAGTGCACGTTCCCTCGACTTCAGTGTACAGTTTCTGTTTAACCGTATCAAGTAGCTGAGGTCCAAAGTATCTCGGATGCAACAAGATCTCATGCTCCAACGATATCTGGAATatgattgcaaaattttgagtcaaaTCAACTCGAACTGAACACATTTCAATGCGAATAAGATAAGAGGAGGTTAACTTACGTGATAAAACATGTTGTTTTTTACCTCCGTTAACGGTCTTCAGCTATCCAacttattacttttttttttgtatttacaGAATCTCTTGAAATCGAATACCCTACTTTTCAGAAACTAAGTCTGACAGAATCTGTCACATTGGGGTTATGTTCGTACAGAATTACGCCGCGAAGTGTGACTATGCGAGTGACCGTTGGAGTAACGCGGCAGCCAGGCGCGGGAAAATTGCTGCGCATGCCCAAAAAATAGCGCACGTTTGAAATTGTGGAACGTAATATTTCACGGAAATCCCATGATTGAAGTTATATAAAGACTGATAGCCTTATGAGATTTTTCCTAATcgaaaatagaagaaataaACTCATGTTCAAGCGGCGCCACCTGCATCCTACCTTGCACGCGCAACTCAACAGCGTAGCTGCTGTTACCATCGCTCACCGAATAGTCGAATATAATTATGCCTATGGAATGACGTACGGGAAcagactgaaattttcatacaactCCGTGTGGACGCCGTATACCTACTTTTCAACTACGCAAATTCATTTAGGCCAAATTCagcaatatcaatttaaatcCATCGCACCGACAAAAATAATGCTATGTATATAGATGCACAATAAACATGCACTTGGTTTACTGTTGACAGAGTTGGAAACCTTTTCTTGATGCAAGGAATGGGAAACATAGTCGAAGAAGTTAATCAAAGAATAAAGATATATAAT includes:
- the LOC124181074 gene encoding DNA-directed RNA polymerase II subunit RPB7, whose translation is MFYHISLEHEILLHPRYFGPQLLDTVKQKLYTEVEGTCTGKYGFVVAVTTIDNIGAGIIQPGQGFVVYPVKYKAIVFRPFKGEVLDAVVTQVNKVGMFAEIGPLSCFISHHSIPADMQFCPNVNPPCYKSKEEDVVIQADDEIRLKIVGTRVDATGIFAIGTLMDDFLGLVM